The Litoribrevibacter albus genome includes a window with the following:
- a CDS encoding response regulator encodes MAVTDVLEKHQSNTKRRLTKQLVILMAVFVMGVWLIVTHLRSLQVELVESSTIHSAGQYSQMLEEFRTLYSSEVVQRVASEGILVTHDYHQRKGAIPLPATLSMLLGERIGLHGKDLSAKLYSPYPFPWRQESNGLKDSFAKDAWEHFRSGEVDPYVKVENTGGVVRVRYAVADRMRDSCVSCHNSHPQSPKTDWQEGDVRGVLEVVLPITQGLAKVDQIFQEVGSLTVLLMVITFGCIALIIRRLQLQKERIELMNEQLGNEVNERKIAEEEATVAKEEAVAANQAKSVFLANITHEIRTPMNAILGYAQILERDAQLTQDQQESVSIINKSGGHLLGLINDVLELSRIEAGGHQLRAETFDLVALLSDLSQMFSLKATQKGISWQVENDFAFQKLPVVGDAGKLRQILINLVGNAIKFTDTGFVRLAVTNVRDNTYRFNIVDSGPGISEEHQTTVLEPFSQGQQGYEKGGTGLGLSISVKYLAMMGSQLELESELDKGTSVSFELELILSESLDLDSDSNRQVVALKPEYNANILVVDDIELNRQLLHRMLSDIGIKVITAASGEEALECLENYEFDLVFSDLVMPDMDGIALLKRVRQNPKWSELPFIAISASSLQAEAQYYIDIGFDDYISKPFYFESIYLCLQTHLQLEFVYKDQQSSVTDRQSTMDSMMSPQLKHSLYQAAELYQISELEEALKGYDSTQYGWVSEVQSFIAKYDMEGLMRYLEAVETKDV; translated from the coding sequence AGAAGTGGTACAGCGTGTCGCTTCGGAAGGTATTCTGGTTACGCATGATTATCATCAGAGAAAAGGTGCCATTCCGTTACCTGCGACCCTGAGTATGCTTCTGGGAGAGCGAATAGGGTTACATGGTAAAGATCTTTCAGCCAAGTTATATAGCCCTTACCCCTTTCCATGGCGTCAGGAAAGCAATGGTCTAAAAGATAGTTTTGCCAAAGACGCATGGGAGCATTTTCGTTCTGGAGAAGTCGATCCTTATGTGAAGGTCGAAAATACCGGTGGAGTCGTTCGTGTGCGCTATGCGGTTGCAGATCGAATGCGTGATTCCTGTGTCAGCTGTCATAACTCTCATCCCCAGTCCCCTAAAACCGATTGGCAAGAAGGGGACGTTCGTGGCGTTCTTGAAGTGGTTCTGCCCATCACTCAGGGGCTGGCTAAAGTAGATCAGATTTTTCAGGAGGTGGGGAGTCTGACCGTATTGTTGATGGTCATCACCTTTGGTTGTATCGCATTGATTATTCGACGCCTGCAGCTTCAAAAAGAACGAATAGAGCTGATGAATGAGCAACTGGGGAATGAAGTGAATGAACGGAAGATCGCTGAGGAGGAGGCAACCGTTGCTAAGGAAGAAGCTGTGGCGGCTAACCAGGCGAAATCGGTTTTCTTAGCAAATATCACTCATGAAATTCGTACGCCAATGAATGCCATCTTAGGGTATGCACAAATCCTGGAGCGTGATGCTCAGTTAACTCAGGATCAGCAGGAGTCTGTTTCAATCATCAATAAGTCCGGGGGGCACTTGCTGGGGTTGATCAATGATGTACTTGAGCTGTCCCGAATTGAGGCGGGTGGACATCAATTGAGGGCCGAAACCTTTGACTTGGTGGCGTTACTAAGTGATCTGAGTCAAATGTTCAGCCTCAAAGCAACTCAAAAAGGCATCAGTTGGCAGGTAGAGAATGACTTTGCTTTTCAAAAACTACCGGTCGTGGGGGATGCCGGAAAGCTGCGACAGATATTGATTAACTTGGTGGGGAATGCAATTAAGTTCACCGATACCGGGTTTGTTCGTTTAGCGGTTACGAACGTTCGTGATAACACATACCGGTTTAATATTGTGGACAGCGGACCAGGCATTTCAGAAGAGCATCAAACAACTGTTCTGGAGCCCTTTAGCCAAGGGCAGCAAGGTTATGAAAAAGGTGGTACCGGACTTGGTTTATCCATCTCTGTGAAGTATTTGGCGATGATGGGAAGTCAGCTTGAACTGGAATCTGAATTGGACAAGGGCACCAGCGTGAGTTTCGAGCTTGAACTGATTCTGTCAGAATCTTTGGATTTAGATTCAGACTCCAATAGACAGGTCGTTGCGCTGAAACCGGAATACAATGCAAATATACTGGTTGTTGACGACATAGAATTAAACCGTCAGTTATTGCATCGCATGTTGTCGGATATCGGGATTAAGGTCATCACTGCGGCTAGTGGTGAAGAAGCGCTCGAATGCCTGGAAAATTATGAGTTCGATCTGGTGTTTTCTGATCTGGTGATGCCTGATATGGATGGTATCGCTTTGCTGAAGCGTGTAAGGCAGAATCCTAAATGGAGTGAACTTCCATTTATTGCCATCAGCGCTTCCAGTTTGCAAGCGGAAGCGCAATATTATATTGATATCGGCTTCGATGACTATATTTCTAAACCGTTTTATTTTGAAAGCATCTATCTGTGTTTACAAACCCACCTTCAGTTAGAGTTTGTGTATAAGGATCAGCAATCATCAGTGACTGACAGGCAATCCACAATGGACTCAATGATGTCTCCCCAGCTGAAACATTCGTTATATCAGGCCGCTGAGTTGTACCAAATATCGGAATTGGAAGAAGCCTTGAAAGGCTATGACAGTACTCAATATGGCTGGGTGTCTGAGGTTCAATCTTTCATTGCTAAGTACGATATGGAGGGCTTAATGCGTTACCTGGAGGCTGTGGAGACGAAAGATGTCTAA